The following proteins are co-located in the Oceanimonas sp. GK1 genome:
- the cysZ gene encoding sulfate transporter CysZ produces MSASYHSASGPQYLMKGLQLIGEQDLRPFVLVPLLINLLLFGGAFYYLFTQLEALFAWLAQQTPDYLHWLGYVLWPLALVSIVVVFSFVFTGFANMLAAPFNGLLAERVELKLTGHPVPDSGWLDLLKDTPRMLGREWRKLAYYLPRALGCLLLFLVPVVGQTLAPLIWFAFSAWMMAIQYCDYPFDNHKIDFTLMQRELGTKRRLTWGFGASVTLCSSLPFINLLVMPVAVCGATALWVDHFYQLRTGPVSR; encoded by the coding sequence ATGTCTGCCAGTTATCACAGTGCCAGTGGGCCGCAATATCTGATGAAAGGGTTACAGCTTATCGGCGAACAGGATCTGCGCCCCTTTGTGCTGGTACCGCTACTGATCAACCTGCTGCTGTTTGGCGGGGCCTTCTATTACCTGTTCACCCAGCTGGAAGCCCTGTTCGCCTGGCTGGCCCAGCAAACCCCCGATTACCTGCACTGGCTGGGCTATGTGCTGTGGCCGCTGGCGCTGGTGAGCATAGTGGTGGTGTTCTCGTTTGTGTTTACCGGTTTTGCCAATATGCTGGCGGCGCCCTTCAACGGCCTGCTGGCGGAGCGGGTGGAGCTCAAGCTCACCGGTCATCCGGTGCCCGACAGCGGCTGGCTGGACTTGCTCAAAGACACGCCGCGCATGCTGGGGCGGGAATGGCGCAAACTGGCCTATTACCTGCCCCGGGCCCTGGGCTGCCTGCTGTTGTTTCTGGTGCCGGTGGTGGGCCAGACCCTGGCGCCGCTGATCTGGTTTGCCTTCAGTGCCTGGATGATGGCCATTCAGTATTGCGATTACCCCTTCGACAACCACAAAATCGATTTTACCCTGATGCAGCGGGAGCTCGGCACCAAACGCCGCCTGACCTGGGGCTTTGGTGCCAGCGTCACCCTGTGCTCCAGCCTACCCTTTATCAACCTGCTGGTGATGCCGGTGGCGGTGTGCGGTGCCACGGCCCTGTGGGTGGATCACTTTTACCAGCTGCGTACCGGGCCGGTGTCCAGGTGA
- a CDS encoding DUF882 domain-containing protein codes for MLKRQLGRRRFLLGLGGLGAAALLPKPAEASLSAPVRTLSLHNLHTGEKVSASFWEEGQYLDEGLASFNEVMRDFRSNEVHRIDPKLFDQLFLLQHRLGKQGEIQIISGYRSPSTNAMLRRTSSGVAKKSYHMKGQAIDLRLPGVELTHLRQAARQLAVGGVGYYPSSNFVHLDTGPVRSW; via the coding sequence ATGCTGAAACGCCAGCTGGGTCGTCGTCGTTTTCTGCTGGGGCTGGGAGGACTGGGTGCCGCCGCCCTGCTGCCAAAGCCCGCCGAGGCCAGTTTGTCGGCGCCGGTGCGCACGCTCAGTCTGCACAACCTGCATACCGGTGAAAAGGTCAGTGCCAGCTTCTGGGAAGAAGGCCAGTATCTTGACGAGGGCTTGGCGTCCTTTAACGAGGTGATGCGGGACTTTCGCAGCAACGAGGTGCACCGCATCGATCCGAAACTGTTTGACCAGCTGTTTTTGCTGCAGCATCGTCTGGGCAAGCAGGGCGAAATTCAGATCATCTCCGGCTACCGCTCACCGTCCACCAATGCCATGTTGCGCCGCACCAGCTCGGGGGTGGCCAAAAAGAGCTACCACATGAAGGGCCAGGCCATCGACTTGCGCCTGCCCGGGGTTGAGCTGACCCACCTGCGCCAGGCCGCCCGCCAGCTGGCGGTGGGGGGAGTGGGCTACTACCCCAGCTCCAACTTTGTTCACCTGGACACCGGCCCGGTACGCAGCTGGTAA
- a CDS encoding murein L,D-transpeptidase, with translation MKRTLVTSWLCGLCLLSFTALASTWQEAPQARLQLHQLGLELALADVHPELTRRWQQAVSADTASEAADDRLWLGLAAFWRQWATLDFEQRQYLRTHKLVLTASEEEVARLGAAGEHRLALVRELVPGYGDYEALKAQLARLLALADEPWPAIAGATLRPGERGDAVLQLRRRLQRLGDLPPGPEPEDPGLFDQTLAAAVAAFQHRHGLTVDGVVGPHTYGWLDLPPRRRAQLLMRSMLRTLIGDSLPASYLLVNIPEYRLRLYQNRVSVLESDVIVGRDSRRTPIMHSAITNVVVNPPWNVPRSIINKDIVPQLYRDPGYIARQGFEVIDSAGRVVPAEEWQYVLYMENRFPFRLRQKPGSSNALGAWKFHLPNNDAIYLHDTPARGLFARDSRALSSGCVRVANAEQLALWLLSANWSPERLAELKASQRTRWLPVSEPLPVFMVYWRGWLGADGLPRFRDDIYDFDKNLADPFLPSQRQS, from the coding sequence ATGAAAAGAACCCTTGTTACCAGCTGGTTGTGCGGCCTGTGCCTGCTGAGTTTCACCGCCCTGGCCTCGACCTGGCAGGAAGCACCCCAGGCCCGGCTGCAACTGCACCAGCTGGGGCTGGAGCTGGCCCTGGCCGACGTGCACCCGGAGCTGACCCGGCGCTGGCAACAGGCGGTATCTGCCGACACCGCCTCTGAGGCGGCGGACGACCGCCTCTGGCTGGGGCTGGCCGCCTTCTGGCGCCAGTGGGCCACCCTGGACTTTGAACAGCGCCAGTACCTGCGAACCCACAAGCTGGTGCTCACCGCCAGCGAAGAGGAAGTGGCCCGGCTGGGTGCCGCCGGCGAACACCGGCTGGCACTGGTGCGCGAGCTGGTGCCCGGTTACGGTGATTACGAGGCCCTCAAGGCGCAGCTGGCCCGGCTGCTGGCCCTGGCCGACGAGCCCTGGCCGGCCATTGCCGGCGCCACCCTAAGACCGGGGGAGCGTGGTGACGCGGTGCTACAGTTGCGCCGGCGGCTGCAACGGCTGGGGGACTTGCCCCCCGGGCCCGAGCCAGAGGATCCCGGCCTGTTCGACCAGACCCTGGCGGCGGCGGTGGCGGCCTTTCAGCATCGCCACGGGCTGACCGTGGACGGCGTGGTCGGCCCCCACACCTATGGCTGGCTGGATCTGCCGCCCCGGCGCCGGGCCCAGCTGCTGATGCGCAGCATGTTGCGCACTTTGATTGGCGACAGCCTGCCGGCGTCCTACCTGCTGGTGAACATTCCCGAATACCGGCTGCGGCTTTACCAGAACCGGGTGTCGGTGCTGGAAAGCGATGTGATCGTGGGCCGCGACAGCCGCCGCACCCCCATTATGCACAGTGCCATTACCAATGTGGTGGTCAACCCGCCCTGGAACGTGCCCCGCTCCATTATCAATAAAGACATCGTGCCCCAGCTGTACCGGGATCCGGGGTATATCGCCCGTCAGGGCTTTGAGGTGATCGACAGTGCCGGCCGGGTGGTGCCTGCCGAGGAATGGCAATATGTGCTCTATATGGAAAACCGCTTTCCGTTCCGGCTGCGGCAAAAGCCCGGCAGCAGCAATGCCCTGGGCGCCTGGAAGTTTCACCTGCCCAACAACGACGCCATTTACCTGCACGACACCCCGGCCCGGGGGCTGTTTGCCCGCGACAGCCGGGCGCTCAGCTCCGGCTGTGTGCGGGTGGCCAACGCCGAGCAACTGGCGCTGTGGTTACTGAGTGCCAACTGGAGTCCTGAGCGGCTGGCCGAGCTCAAGGCCAGCCAGCGCACCCGCTGGCTGCCGGTGAGCGAGCCGCTGCCGGTATTTATGGTGTACTGGCGGGGCTGGCTGGGGGCCGACGGCCTGCCCCGCTTTCGGGACGACATCTACGACTTCGACAAAAACCTGGCGGATCCCTTCCTGCCGTCGCAGCGGCAAAGCTGA
- the cysK gene encoding cysteine synthase A, which produces MSKIFEDNSLTIGRTPLVKLNRVSQGRVFAKVESRNPSFSVKCRIGANMIWDAEKRGELVAGKELIEPTSGNTGIALAFVAASRGYAITLTMPNTMSLERRQLLKALGANLVLTDGAKGMKGAIEKAMELKEAEPEKYVLLQQFNNPANPEIHEKTTGPEIWEDTDGEVDVFVAGVGTGGTLTGVSRYIKHTQGKAITTVAVEPVESPVITQALAGEEIKPGPHKIQGIGAGFIPGNLDLSLIDRVEQISSEDAIDMARRLMKDEGILAGISSGAAVVAANRIAALPEFADKNIVVILPSSGERYLSTALFQGIFTKQELQQ; this is translated from the coding sequence ATGAGCAAGATTTTTGAAGACAATTCTCTCACCATTGGCCGCACACCTCTGGTCAAGCTGAACCGGGTCAGCCAGGGCCGCGTGTTTGCCAAGGTGGAAAGCCGCAACCCCAGCTTCAGCGTAAAATGCCGCATTGGCGCCAACATGATCTGGGACGCGGAAAAACGTGGTGAGCTGGTGGCCGGCAAGGAACTGATTGAGCCCACCAGCGGCAATACCGGCATCGCCCTGGCCTTTGTGGCGGCGTCCCGGGGTTACGCCATTACCCTGACCATGCCCAACACCATGAGCCTGGAGCGCCGCCAGCTGCTCAAGGCCCTGGGTGCCAACCTGGTGCTGACCGACGGCGCCAAGGGCATGAAGGGCGCCATTGAAAAGGCGATGGAGCTGAAAGAAGCCGAGCCGGAAAAATACGTGCTGCTGCAGCAGTTCAACAACCCCGCCAACCCGGAAATCCACGAAAAGACCACCGGCCCCGAGATCTGGGAAGACACCGACGGTGAAGTGGACGTCTTCGTGGCCGGCGTGGGCACCGGCGGCACCCTCACCGGTGTGTCCCGCTACATCAAACACACTCAGGGCAAGGCCATCACCACCGTCGCCGTAGAGCCGGTGGAATCCCCGGTGATCACCCAGGCCCTGGCCGGTGAAGAGATCAAGCCCGGCCCCCACAAGATTCAGGGCATTGGCGCCGGCTTTATTCCCGGCAACCTGGATCTGTCCCTGATCGATCGGGTTGAACAGATCAGCAGCGAAGACGCCATCGACATGGCCCGCCGCCTGATGAAGGACGAAGGCATTCTGGCCGGCATCAGCTCCGGCGCCGCCGTGGTGGCCGCCAACCGCATTGCCGCCCTGCCCGAGTTCGCCGACAAGAACATCGTGGTGATCCTGCCGAGCTCCGGTGAGCGTTACCTGAGCACCGCCCTGTTCCAGGGTATCTTTACCAAGCAGGAACTGCAGCAGTAA
- the crr gene encoding PTS glucose transporter subunit IIA, producing the protein MGLFDKLKKMVSDDTGETNAIEVFAPLSGEIVPLEEVPDVVFAEKIVGDGIAIRPSGNKMVAPCDGTIGKIFETNHAFSIESDSGLELFVHFGIDTVELKGEGFTRVAQEGQQVKKGDTVLEFDLVLLEQKAKSTLTPVVISNMDEVKELGRQSGIVTAAEDVILRVKK; encoded by the coding sequence ATGGGTCTGTTCGATAAACTGAAAAAAATGGTGTCTGACGATACCGGCGAAACCAATGCTATCGAGGTGTTTGCGCCCCTTTCCGGTGAAATCGTTCCCCTTGAGGAAGTGCCGGACGTGGTGTTTGCCGAAAAGATCGTGGGCGACGGCATCGCCATCAGGCCCAGCGGCAATAAAATGGTGGCCCCCTGCGACGGTACCATTGGCAAGATTTTTGAAACCAACCATGCCTTTTCCATTGAATCCGACTCCGGCCTGGAGCTGTTTGTGCATTTCGGCATCGACACCGTCGAGCTCAAAGGCGAGGGCTTTACCCGGGTGGCCCAGGAAGGCCAGCAGGTGAAAAAGGGCGATACCGTGCTGGAATTCGACCTGGTGCTGCTGGAGCAAAAGGCCAAGTCCACCCTCACCCCAGTGGTGATTTCCAATATGGACGAGGTCAAGGAGCTCGGCCGGCAAAGCGGCATTGTCACCGCCGCCGAGGATGTGATCCTGCGGGTGAAAAAGTAA
- a CDS encoding HlyU family transcriptional regulator yields MFTWLKNLFAASAPAGPRFEPEEYKGFTIIPEPGAEGGQYRLQGRILQERDGEPREYRLIRADLLPTAEQAAELMVSKAKRLIDENGERLFD; encoded by the coding sequence ATGTTCACCTGGCTTAAAAACCTGTTTGCCGCCTCTGCCCCGGCCGGCCCCCGCTTCGAGCCGGAGGAATACAAGGGTTTTACCATCATCCCCGAGCCGGGGGCCGAGGGCGGCCAGTACCGGCTGCAGGGGCGCATCCTGCAGGAGCGGGACGGTGAGCCGCGGGAATACCGGCTGATCCGCGCCGATCTGCTGCCCACCGCCGAGCAGGCCGCCGAACTGATGGTCAGCAAGGCCAAACGGCTGATTGACGAAAACGGTGAGCGCCTGTTTGACTGA
- a CDS encoding tRNA(Met) cytidine acetyltransferase TmcA codes for MTDWPGFRRHLRYLGERRLLVISGAAAWTQAQAQQLLAGEPPSTTLWLGDAPAEFPHCPMGKYHTALGREYRNLVFNAYSGLHPDALGAAGGALAAGGVLLLLCPPLSEWPAFADPDLRRYVALPEQAHGRTSRFIERISSLLKADSDVLIWRQGQDFPPLPARSGPEWHVRPDARGCLNDQQRHALALLLHSARTHRPLVLTADRGRGKSSLLGLAAARLLRAGKRVLLTAPSPGAAAQALAHCDRPLAFIAPDALLAERPEADVVLVDEAAALPVPMLLQLARRYCCLFASTEHGYEGTGLGFALKFQPALAALHPGFRRVHIHTPARWSHTDPLEALLFRLLALNADPPAPPATGEPRMAWISRSRLLADETLLQQIFGLLTLAHYQTRPSDLRQLLDAPGVSLAVMFRHTVPVAAALLLREGGLDPRLAEQVWRGQRRPRGHLLPQSLCFHGGLAEAGELRYERIMRIVVHPACQQAGLGSRLLGWIKSEINTDFLGTSFGASPELLAFWQGNGFRLVRLGQAADGVSGLPAAMMLWPASERAQALLPEWQRLFSADLHGEQRQGPAALLLPPAHPDAQRDLRRAYDFAFHHRDLYSDRPALRRVVERRSPAVALSPQQQRLLQAALAPGADPARLAKELGYPGQKSVIAALRQTVACYF; via the coding sequence TTGACTGACTGGCCCGGCTTTCGCCGGCACCTGCGTTACCTTGGTGAGCGCCGCCTGCTGGTGATCAGCGGCGCCGCAGCCTGGACGCAAGCGCAAGCGCAGCAACTGCTGGCCGGTGAGCCGCCTTCAACCACCCTCTGGCTGGGCGATGCCCCCGCCGAATTTCCCCATTGCCCCATGGGCAAATACCACACCGCCCTGGGGCGGGAATATCGCAACCTGGTCTTCAATGCGTACAGCGGCCTGCACCCCGACGCCCTGGGCGCCGCCGGCGGCGCCTTGGCCGCCGGGGGTGTACTGCTGCTGCTGTGCCCTCCCCTAAGTGAGTGGCCCGCTTTTGCGGATCCGGATCTGCGCCGCTACGTGGCCCTGCCCGAGCAGGCCCACGGCCGGACCAGCCGCTTTATTGAACGGATATCATCGCTGCTGAAAGCAGACTCAGACGTGCTGATCTGGCGGCAGGGGCAGGACTTTCCGCCGTTGCCGGCCCGGAGCGGCCCTGAGTGGCACGTGCGTCCCGATGCCAGGGGTTGTCTCAACGACCAGCAGCGCCATGCCCTGGCCCTGCTGCTGCACAGCGCCCGCACTCACCGCCCTCTGGTGCTGACCGCAGATCGGGGCCGGGGCAAGTCCAGCCTGCTGGGACTGGCGGCGGCCCGGCTGCTGCGCGCCGGCAAGCGGGTGCTGCTCACCGCGCCCAGCCCGGGGGCCGCCGCCCAGGCGCTGGCGCACTGCGACCGGCCCCTTGCCTTTATCGCCCCCGACGCCCTGCTGGCGGAGCGGCCCGAGGCCGATGTGGTGCTGGTGGACGAAGCCGCCGCCCTGCCGGTGCCCATGCTGCTGCAGCTGGCCCGCCGTTACTGCTGCCTGTTCGCCAGCACCGAGCACGGCTACGAGGGCACCGGCCTGGGCTTTGCCCTCAAGTTTCAGCCGGCACTGGCGGCCCTTCATCCCGGCTTTCGCCGAGTGCACATTCACACGCCGGCCCGCTGGAGCCACACCGACCCGCTGGAAGCCCTGCTGTTTCGGCTGCTGGCGCTCAATGCGGATCCCCCCGCACCGCCGGCTACCGGCGAGCCCCGCATGGCATGGATAAGCCGCTCCCGGCTACTGGCCGACGAGACCTTGCTGCAACAGATCTTCGGGCTGCTCACCCTGGCCCATTACCAGACTCGGCCGAGCGATCTGCGCCAGTTGCTGGACGCCCCGGGGGTCTCGCTGGCGGTGATGTTCCGGCACACCGTGCCGGTGGCGGCGGCCCTCTTGCTGCGGGAGGGGGGGCTGGACCCGCGCCTGGCAGAGCAAGTCTGGCGGGGCCAGCGCCGGCCCCGGGGGCATTTGCTGCCCCAGTCGCTGTGCTTTCACGGCGGCCTGGCCGAAGCGGGGGAGCTCCGTTATGAACGCATTATGCGCATTGTGGTGCACCCGGCCTGCCAGCAGGCGGGCCTGGGCTCGCGGCTGCTGGGCTGGATCAAGAGCGAGATTAACACCGACTTTCTCGGCACCAGCTTTGGCGCCAGCCCCGAGCTGCTGGCGTTCTGGCAGGGCAATGGCTTTCGGCTGGTGCGCCTGGGCCAGGCCGCCGACGGTGTCAGCGGCCTGCCGGCGGCCATGATGTTGTGGCCGGCCAGCGAGCGGGCTCAGGCCTTGCTGCCGGAATGGCAGCGGCTGTTCAGCGCCGATCTGCATGGAGAGCAGCGCCAGGGACCGGCAGCGCTGTTGCTGCCCCCGGCGCACCCCGATGCGCAGCGGGATCTGCGGCGCGCTTATGACTTTGCCTTTCACCACAGAGACCTGTACTCGGACCGCCCGGCCCTGCGCCGGGTGGTGGAACGCAGGTCACCGGCAGTGGCGCTGAGCCCGCAACAACAGCGGCTGTTGCAGGCGGCGCTGGCACCGGGCGCAGATCCGGCCCGGCTGGCAAAGGAGCTGGGCTACCCCGGACAGAAAAGTGTGATCGCAGCACTGCGCCAGACCGTGGCCTGCTACTTTTAG
- a CDS encoding sodium:alanine symporter family protein, producing the protein MELLTSLLTSINGVVWGVPMLVGILGLGLYLQLGLGLMPIRKLGTGFKLLFTRTEAGAGEISPFNALMTALSATIGTGNIAGVATAIFFGGPGALFWMWMTALVGMATKYAEAVCAVKYRETDKLGNHVGGPMYYIRNGLGAKWAWLGVAFAIFGGFAGFGIGNTVQANSVADALDASFGISHIMTGVVLMVLVGLVLIGGIRWISEVAGKLVPLMTVSYFAAGMVVLAMNLNAIPAAFGLIIEHAFSPIAAQGGFAGAAVWAAIRFGVARGVFSNEAGLGSAPIAHAAAKTDNPVRQGLIAMLGTFIDTIIVCSITGLAIIVTGSWTSGEAGASLTTLAFSLAIPGGEYIVSVALAIFAFTTILGWSFYGEKCVQFLFGVKAIVPFRIAWVLALPIGATQSLEFIWLLADTLNAMMAIPNLIALALLSPVVFRLTREYFARQQ; encoded by the coding sequence ATGGAACTACTTACCTCACTGTTAACTTCGATCAACGGCGTCGTCTGGGGCGTGCCCATGCTGGTGGGCATTCTCGGCCTGGGCCTGTACCTGCAACTGGGGCTGGGCCTGATGCCCATTCGCAAGCTGGGCACCGGTTTTAAGCTGCTGTTTACCCGTACCGAAGCCGGCGCCGGGGAAATTTCCCCCTTTAACGCCCTGATGACGGCCCTGTCGGCCACCATTGGTACCGGTAACATTGCCGGTGTGGCCACCGCCATCTTTTTTGGTGGCCCCGGCGCGCTGTTCTGGATGTGGATGACCGCCCTGGTGGGCATGGCCACCAAGTATGCCGAGGCGGTGTGCGCGGTGAAATACCGGGAAACCGACAAGCTGGGCAACCATGTGGGCGGCCCCATGTATTACATTCGCAACGGGCTTGGTGCCAAGTGGGCCTGGCTGGGTGTAGCCTTTGCCATTTTTGGCGGCTTTGCCGGCTTTGGCATCGGCAACACGGTGCAGGCCAACTCGGTGGCCGACGCCCTGGATGCGTCCTTTGGCATTTCCCACATCATGACCGGCGTGGTGCTGATGGTACTGGTGGGCCTGGTGCTGATCGGCGGCATTCGTTGGATTTCGGAAGTGGCAGGCAAGCTGGTACCGCTGATGACGGTGTCCTACTTTGCCGCCGGCATGGTGGTGCTGGCCATGAACCTGAATGCCATTCCCGCCGCTTTTGGCCTGATCATTGAGCACGCCTTTAGCCCCATCGCCGCCCAGGGTGGCTTTGCCGGCGCCGCCGTGTGGGCCGCCATTCGCTTTGGCGTGGCCCGGGGGGTGTTTTCCAACGAGGCCGGCCTGGGCAGTGCCCCCATCGCCCACGCCGCCGCCAAAACCGACAACCCGGTGCGTCAGGGGCTGATTGCCATGCTGGGCACCTTTATCGACACCATCATCGTCTGCTCCATTACCGGCCTGGCCATTATCGTCACCGGCAGCTGGACCAGCGGTGAGGCCGGTGCCTCGCTCACTACCCTGGCCTTCTCTCTGGCCATTCCCGGTGGTGAATACATCGTGTCGGTGGCGCTGGCGATCTTTGCCTTTACCACCATTCTGGGCTGGAGCTTTTACGGTGAAAAATGCGTGCAGTTCCTGTTCGGGGTCAAGGCGATAGTGCCCTTCCGCATCGCCTGGGTGCTGGCCCTGCCCATTGGTGCCACCCAGTCGCTGGAGTTTATCTGGTTGCTGGCCGATACCCTCAACGCCATGATGGCCATTCCCAACCTGATCGCCCTGGCGCTGCTGAGCCCGGTAGTATTCCGCCTGACCCGGGAATACTTCGCTCGGCAGCAATAA
- the dsdA gene encoding D-serine ammonia-lyase → MHSHPHYSQSAIHELVRAYPLLKPLMALKPVTWFNPERQPLERALAGVNLTADDVADAAERLGRFAPYFRAVFPDTRALNGLLESPLQAIPAMQRAMDVRHEQPLAGTLLLKRDDLLPVSGSIKARGGIYEVLQHAEKLALKAGLLHLDDDYAKLDSDEFRAFFGRYSVAVGSTGNLGLSIGMISARLGFKVSVHMSADAREWKKALLRHHGVKVVEYRSDYSVAVAEGRAQAQNDPYCHFVDDENSVQLFLGYAVAGQRLKAQLEQQDIKVDREHPLFVYLPCGVGGGPGGVAFGLKLAFGDAVHCVFAEPTHSPCMLLGAYTGLHDAISVQDLGIDNITAADGLAVGRPSGFVGRVMTPMLDGFYTLPDEQLFSLLALLARQENIYLEPSALAGMPGPWRVEGEEQGYRERMGLTQARLSRAHHLVWATGGGMVPKEEMAHYLAAGAAAE, encoded by the coding sequence ATGCATTCACATCCCCATTATTCCCAGAGTGCCATCCATGAACTGGTTCGCGCTTATCCGCTGCTGAAGCCGCTGATGGCACTGAAACCGGTCACCTGGTTCAACCCCGAGCGCCAGCCCCTGGAGCGGGCGCTGGCGGGCGTGAACCTGACCGCCGACGACGTGGCCGACGCCGCCGAACGGCTGGGACGTTTCGCCCCCTACTTTCGTGCCGTATTTCCCGACACCCGGGCGCTTAACGGCCTGCTGGAGTCGCCGCTGCAGGCCATTCCCGCCATGCAGCGGGCCATGGATGTGCGCCATGAGCAGCCCCTGGCCGGCACCTTGCTGCTGAAGCGGGACGATCTGCTGCCGGTGTCCGGCTCCATCAAGGCCCGGGGCGGCATTTACGAGGTGCTGCAGCACGCCGAAAAGCTGGCGCTCAAGGCCGGTCTGCTGCATCTGGACGACGATTACGCCAAGCTCGACAGCGACGAATTCCGCGCCTTTTTCGGCCGTTATTCGGTGGCGGTGGGCTCCACCGGCAACCTGGGGCTGTCCATCGGCATGATCAGCGCCCGGCTTGGCTTCAAGGTCAGCGTGCACATGTCGGCGGATGCCCGGGAATGGAAAAAGGCGCTGTTGCGCCACCACGGCGTCAAGGTGGTGGAATACAGGAGCGATTATTCGGTGGCGGTGGCCGAAGGCCGGGCCCAGGCCCAGAACGACCCTTATTGTCATTTTGTGGATGACGAAAACTCGGTGCAGCTGTTTCTCGGCTACGCCGTGGCCGGCCAGCGGCTCAAGGCCCAGCTGGAGCAGCAGGACATTAAAGTGGACCGCGAGCATCCGCTGTTTGTCTACCTGCCCTGTGGCGTGGGCGGCGGCCCCGGCGGTGTGGCCTTTGGCCTGAAACTGGCTTTTGGCGATGCGGTACACTGCGTGTTCGCCGAGCCCACCCACTCTCCCTGCATGTTGCTGGGAGCCTATACCGGCCTGCATGACGCCATTTCGGTGCAGGATCTGGGCATCGACAACATTACCGCCGCCGACGGCCTGGCCGTGGGCCGGCCATCCGGGTTTGTGGGCCGGGTGATGACGCCGATGCTGGACGGGTTTTATACCCTGCCCGACGAGCAGCTGTTCAGCCTGTTGGCTCTGCTGGCGCGGCAGGAAAATATTTATCTCGAGCCTTCGGCCCTGGCCGGCATGCCCGGCCCCTGGCGGGTGGAAGGCGAAGAGCAGGGTTACCGGGAGCGCATGGGGCTGACCCAGGCGCGCCTTTCCCGGGCTCATCACCTGGTGTGGGCCACCGGCGGCGGCATGGTACCGAAGGAAGAAATGGCCCACTATCTGGCGGCGGGGGCTGCCGCAGAATAA